From a region of the Fischerella sp. JS2 genome:
- a CDS encoding nucleotidyltransferase domain-containing protein, with protein MNQQLPQFIHRVVDRLQSVQGVTAIALGGSRARGNHTQKSDVDLGIYYHPENPLDVIALNHLAFEVDDNHRANLITPIGEWGKWINGGGWLKIEGVSVDFLYRDLVQVNRVIGDCKLGQITIDYQPGHPHGFVSSIYMGEVANCLPLYDPDGVLKALKAKTTPYPIQLKQATINTFAWEISFSLFIAQKAVARGDVAYAAGCCFRSVACMNQVLFALNEQYLLNEKGAVAIANSFALCPPNYQQRVESVFAALAVDAKSIMDAIAILDGIEHDLSQWYGNRRLEVG; from the coding sequence ATGAACCAGCAATTGCCTCAGTTCATCCACCGCGTTGTTGATCGTTTGCAGTCAGTTCAGGGAGTTACAGCGATCGCTTTAGGTGGTTCAAGGGCGCGAGGCAACCATACACAAAAGTCGGATGTGGATCTAGGAATTTATTATCACCCAGAGAATCCGCTTGATGTGATTGCTCTAAATCACCTCGCCTTTGAAGTTGACGACAACCACCGCGCAAATTTAATCACCCCAATTGGTGAATGGGGGAAGTGGATTAATGGCGGTGGTTGGCTAAAAATAGAGGGTGTCTCTGTAGATTTTCTCTATCGTGATCTGGTTCAGGTTAATCGTGTCATTGGTGATTGTAAACTCGGGCAAATCACAATTGATTACCAACCAGGACATCCCCACGGCTTTGTGTCCTCTATTTATATGGGTGAAGTTGCCAATTGTCTGCCACTTTACGATCCGGATGGCGTTTTAAAGGCTTTAAAGGCTAAGACAACTCCCTATCCGATTCAGCTTAAACAAGCAACTATTAATACTTTTGCCTGGGAGATTAGTTTTTCACTATTCATTGCACAAAAGGCAGTTGCACGCGGTGATGTTGCCTATGCAGCAGGTTGTTGTTTCCGCAGTGTGGCTTGTATGAATCAGGTATTGTTTGCACTTAATGAACAGTACTTATTGAATGAGAAAGGTGCGGTGGCAATTGCCAACAGCTTTGCGCTATGTCCACCGAACTATCAACAACGTGTTGAGTCAGTGTTTGCTGCCTTAGCAGTTGATGCAAAATCAATAATGGATGCGATCGCAATCCTTGATGGTATTGAGCATGATTTGAGTCAATGGTATGGTAATCGTCGGTTAGAGGTGGGGTAG
- a CDS encoding nitrilase-related carbon-nitrogen hydrolase, with translation MAANTSTLNSYRALALQVTCYAVNQAGDRQEARCLMQKTIERLGQQIAASIAFIGSDCRLIVLPEYFLTGFPMGETFVVWAEKACLEIRGAEYESLSKIAQKLRIFIAGNAYELDPNFQDLYFQTCFVINPSGEVVLRYRRLNSMFAPTPHDVWDKYLDCYGLDGVFPVAKTEIGNLAALASEEILYPEVARCLAMRGAEIFLHSTSEVYGKERAPKEAAKICRAVENIAYVVSANTAGIVNTPIPQASTDGGSKIIDYRGLVLAETGAGESMAAFAEINLAALRSDRRRPGLNNLLSRQRFELYADSYRQSNFYPANTMLGKEVDRKHFIQTQQQTIERLAKLGVI, from the coding sequence ATGGCAGCAAATACTAGTACACTCAACTCATACCGCGCTTTGGCCCTCCAAGTGACATGTTATGCAGTTAACCAAGCAGGCGATCGTCAAGAAGCTCGTTGTTTAATGCAAAAGACTATTGAGCGCTTAGGACAACAAATTGCTGCTAGTATCGCTTTTATTGGCTCTGACTGTCGTTTAATTGTCCTACCAGAGTACTTTCTCACAGGTTTTCCTATGGGAGAGACGTTTGTTGTTTGGGCGGAAAAAGCTTGTTTAGAAATAAGGGGTGCAGAGTATGAAAGCCTCAGTAAAATTGCTCAGAAGCTAAGAATTTTTATTGCTGGTAATGCCTACGAACTTGATCCTAATTTTCAAGACCTGTACTTTCAAACATGCTTTGTAATTAACCCATCCGGTGAAGTGGTTTTGCGTTATCGGCGCTTAAATTCCATGTTTGCACCGACACCCCATGATGTTTGGGATAAGTATCTTGACTGTTATGGTTTGGATGGTGTTTTTCCCGTAGCGAAAACAGAAATAGGTAATTTGGCTGCTTTGGCATCAGAAGAAATTTTGTACCCGGAGGTAGCGCGATGTTTAGCAATGCGAGGCGCAGAGATTTTTCTGCATTCAACATCAGAAGTCTATGGGAAAGAGCGTGCGCCTAAAGAAGCTGCTAAAATTTGCCGGGCAGTGGAAAACATAGCCTACGTTGTCTCAGCAAATACTGCTGGTATCGTCAATACTCCTATTCCGCAAGCTTCCACAGATGGTGGTTCTAAAATTATCGATTACCGGGGATTAGTTCTAGCTGAAACAGGAGCAGGGGAAAGCATGGCAGCTTTTGCAGAAATCAACCTAGCAGCTTTGCGTAGCGATCGCCGTCGTCCAGGGTTAAATAATTTACTTTCCCGCCAGCGCTTTGAACTATACGCAGACAGCTACCGTCAGTCAAATTTTTATCCTGCAAACACCATGCTGGGTAAAGAAGTAGACCGCAAACACTTCATCCAAACTCAGCAACAAACTATTGAGCGTTTAGCCAAATTGGGAGTTATTTGA
- a CDS encoding aldehyde dehydrogenase family protein, which translates to MTKPIDVRNPRTGKYDYVIIPPPPKLLAQLCNRLRRAQKGWQQLGIEGRITALQQWKQAIIAGRDKLTEALVADTGRLSISVLEIDSFLSNIDKWCKLAPKLLEETEKQTAVPFIKLQQRSVAYPLVGVISPWNLPLLLSTMDVIPALLAGCAVVVKPSEIAPRFMTPLLNAINAVPALREVFTFVEGAGQTGANLIENVDLVCFTGSVATGRKVAEAAARRFIPAFLELGGKDAAIVLESADLELATSALLWGSVVNTGQSCLSIERIYVAESIFKPFVEQLVTKAQRLELAYPKLESGEIGPIIAERQAAIISEHLLDAIEKGAVVHCGGKVEDSGGGWWCRPTVLTQVNHTMKIMTEETFGPIMPVMAFSTPAQAINLANDTIYGLSAAVFAADEAEALAVAEHIDAGAICINDAGLTALIYEGEKNSFKYSGLGGSRMGTAALMRFVRKKAFLIKTNSASDPWWFDG; encoded by the coding sequence ATGACCAAACCAATAGATGTTCGTAATCCCCGTACGGGGAAATATGATTACGTAATCATACCGCCGCCACCAAAACTTTTGGCACAACTATGCAATCGTTTGCGGAGAGCGCAAAAAGGCTGGCAGCAACTCGGTATAGAAGGGCGAATTACTGCTTTGCAACAGTGGAAGCAAGCTATTATTGCAGGGCGGGATAAACTCACTGAAGCCTTAGTTGCTGATACAGGTAGATTGTCAATTTCAGTACTAGAAATAGACTCGTTTCTTTCTAATATTGATAAGTGGTGTAAATTAGCACCAAAGTTACTAGAAGAAACAGAAAAACAGACAGCAGTACCATTTATCAAACTGCAACAAAGGTCAGTTGCTTATCCTCTGGTGGGGGTAATTAGTCCGTGGAACTTGCCATTGTTGCTGTCAACTATGGATGTGATTCCAGCACTGCTAGCAGGTTGTGCTGTAGTTGTGAAACCCAGCGAAATTGCGCCCCGGTTTATGACACCGCTATTAAATGCTATTAATGCTGTTCCTGCATTACGGGAGGTATTCACTTTTGTAGAAGGAGCAGGTCAAACAGGTGCTAACTTGATCGAAAATGTAGACTTAGTTTGCTTTACAGGCAGTGTAGCCACAGGGCGAAAAGTTGCAGAAGCTGCTGCAAGACGCTTTATCCCAGCTTTTTTAGAATTAGGAGGCAAAGATGCAGCGATCGTTTTGGAATCGGCTGATTTAGAATTAGCTACCTCAGCGCTTTTGTGGGGTTCCGTCGTCAACACCGGTCAGTCGTGCCTTTCCATTGAACGCATCTATGTTGCAGAATCTATCTTTAAACCTTTTGTTGAACAACTCGTCACTAAAGCCCAACGTTTGGAATTAGCTTACCCTAAATTAGAAAGTGGTGAAATTGGCCCCATCATTGCCGAGAGACAAGCCGCAATTATTAGTGAGCATTTGCTAGACGCTATAGAAAAAGGAGCAGTTGTACACTGCGGGGGTAAAGTAGAAGACAGTGGGGGAGGATGGTGGTGTCGTCCGACAGTTCTCACGCAAGTTAATCACACAATGAAAATAATGACAGAGGAGACATTTGGCCCGATCATGCCAGTCATGGCTTTTTCGACACCAGCACAAGCAATTAACTTGGCAAACGATACGATTTATGGGCTAAGTGCAGCAGTATTTGCAGCAGACGAAGCAGAAGCATTAGCAGTTGCCGAACATATAGATGCAGGTGCTATTTGTATTAATGATGCAGGTCTGACTGCACTTATATATGAGGGAGAAAAAAATTCTTTCAAATACTCCGGTTTAGGTGGTTCGCGCATGGGAACTGCTGCATTGATGCGGTTTGTGCGGAAAAAAGCCTTCTTAATTAAAACAAATTCCGCTTCTGATCCTTGGTGGTTTGATGGTTAA
- a CDS encoding DUF3598 family protein gives MSSIREEMPVLARHEGDWTGTYILVDTQGKILDQHQSHLTCEFPVDSPYSYYQTNRYNWADGRKEEHKFPATYRDRAIWFDTERIAGKAWEVDDHTIILWFSYKGMPGTYLYEMIQISPCNNYRARTWQWFKDNRIFQRTLIQEERMR, from the coding sequence GTGTCTTCCATTCGAGAAGAAATGCCCGTTTTGGCCCGTCATGAAGGAGATTGGACAGGTACGTATATACTAGTTGATACACAAGGAAAAATTCTTGATCAGCATCAATCTCACTTAACCTGTGAATTTCCAGTAGATAGCCCTTATTCCTACTACCAAACTAATCGCTATAACTGGGCTGATGGTAGAAAAGAAGAACATAAATTTCCTGCAACTTACCGAGATCGAGCAATTTGGTTTGATACAGAACGCATTGCAGGCAAAGCTTGGGAAGTAGATGATCATACGATTATTTTGTGGTTTTCATATAAGGGAATGCCAGGAACATACTTGTATGAAATGATTCAAATTAGTCCTTGCAATAACTACCGCGCCCGTACTTGGCAATGGTTTAAAGATAATCGAATATTTCAACGCACCCTGATTCAAGAGGAACGGATGCGTTGA
- the hisS gene encoding histidine--tRNA ligase has product MAKSEKINFSTPSGFPEFLPGEKRLEVYLIDTIRRVFESYGFTPIETPAVERLEVLQAKGNQGDNIIYGIEPILPPNRQAEKEKAGESGSEARALKFDQTVPLAAYIARHLNDLNFPFARYQMDVVFRGERAKDGRFRQFRQCDIDVVGRRELSLLYDAQMPAIITEIFTAINIGDFLIRINNRKILTGFFQSVEIEESKIKSCIGIIDNLEKIGEAKVKQELEKEGISPVQTQKIIEFINIKGTVNDMLDKLKHLAQIMPEAEQFNLGVTELETVITGVRNLGVPENRFCIDLSIARGLDYYTGTVYETTLLGHEALGSICSGGRYEELVRVFLGEKMPGVGISIGLTRLMSRLIKAGILNTLAPTTAQVMVVNLQEELMPLYLKVSQDLRKAGINVITSFDKRGLGKQFQLADKQGIQFCVIIGADEAAAQKSSLKDLKSGEQVEVSLANLADEVKQRLQGGS; this is encoded by the coding sequence ATGGCAAAAAGCGAAAAAATTAACTTTTCTACTCCTAGTGGTTTTCCAGAATTTCTTCCCGGCGAAAAACGCCTGGAAGTATATTTAATTGATACTATCCGTAGAGTTTTTGAAAGTTACGGATTTACTCCTATTGAAACTCCCGCAGTTGAAAGGTTAGAAGTTCTGCAAGCTAAAGGTAATCAAGGCGACAATATTATTTATGGTATTGAGCCAATCTTGCCACCTAATCGCCAAGCAGAAAAAGAGAAAGCAGGAGAAAGTGGTTCAGAAGCACGGGCATTAAAATTTGATCAAACAGTTCCTTTAGCAGCATATATTGCTCGTCACCTTAATGATTTAAATTTTCCTTTTGCTCGTTACCAAATGGATGTGGTGTTTCGCGGCGAACGGGCAAAAGATGGGCGCTTCCGTCAATTTCGTCAGTGTGATATTGATGTAGTAGGTCGTCGAGAATTGAGTTTACTCTATGATGCTCAAATGCCTGCTATAATCACTGAAATATTTACAGCTATCAATATTGGTGATTTTTTAATTCGCATCAACAACCGTAAAATTCTTACAGGTTTCTTTCAATCTGTAGAAATTGAAGAAAGCAAAATTAAATCTTGCATCGGCATCATTGATAACCTAGAAAAAATCGGTGAAGCTAAAGTCAAACAGGAGTTAGAAAAAGAAGGAATTTCACCAGTACAAACCCAGAAAATTATTGAGTTTATTAATATTAAAGGCACAGTAAACGATATGCTAGATAAACTCAAACATCTAGCTCAAATCATGCCAGAAGCCGAGCAATTTAACCTGGGAGTTACCGAACTAGAAACAGTAATTACAGGGGTTCGTAACTTAGGAGTTCCTGAAAATCGTTTCTGTATTGATTTATCAATTGCTCGTGGCTTAGATTACTACACCGGAACAGTTTACGAAACAACTCTGCTAGGACATGAAGCCTTGGGAAGTATTTGTTCTGGTGGTAGATACGAAGAATTAGTGAGAGTATTTTTAGGCGAGAAAATGCCTGGTGTGGGCATCTCTATAGGCTTAACCCGGTTAATGAGTCGCTTAATCAAAGCTGGGATTTTAAATACTTTAGCTCCGACAACCGCACAGGTAATGGTGGTAAATTTGCAAGAAGAATTAATGCCACTTTACCTCAAAGTATCACAAGATTTACGCAAGGCAGGAATTAATGTCATCACCAGCTTTGATAAGCGGGGATTAGGTAAACAATTCCAACTAGCTGATAAACAAGGAATTCAGTTTTGCGTAATTATTGGTGCTGATGAAGCAGCAGCGCAAAAATCTTCGCTAAAAGATTTAAAAAGTGGGGAACAAGTGGAAGTTTCGCTGGCGAATTTAGCAGACGAAGTAAAGCAGAGACTACAAGGTGGAAGCTAA
- a CDS encoding 3-keto-5-aminohexanoate cleavage protein has protein sequence MNREIPLIIECRCNDSDYRQDNPNCPYSPKEIIREAVRAWEAGASIFHWHGRDPVNGEWISNVEVYLEAIQGIREKTDLIINPTLNYVTKQSQVSDRVKHILAAKIDPTLGVDMVPIEFGSLNIDFWNPQTKQFQTYDQVHISSRAYMQEVLKILKENNIFVGTVCWDVGQIRTARCFQEMGLLSRNTFWEFVFTGEIMPSGILPTLPNLQAVVDSIPAGDQWLVMCWNGDVMRLAAWAITMGGHVGIGLGDDPYSRFGKPHNGELVEMVVKMAHTLDREVATPTQAREILKMTPQPQLSK, from the coding sequence ATGAATAGGGAAATACCGTTGATTATCGAATGTCGCTGCAATGATTCAGATTACCGCCAGGATAATCCTAATTGCCCTTACAGTCCAAAGGAAATCATCAGGGAAGCTGTTCGTGCTTGGGAAGCGGGGGCCTCTATTTTTCATTGGCATGGGCGTGATCCAGTTAACGGTGAGTGGATTAGTAATGTTGAAGTGTATCTTGAAGCCATTCAAGGAATTCGAGAAAAGACTGATTTGATTATCAATCCAACACTTAATTATGTTACAAAACAAAGCCAGGTCAGCGATCGCGTCAAGCACATATTAGCAGCGAAAATTGACCCAACCCTGGGAGTTGATATGGTTCCTATAGAGTTTGGGTCGCTGAATATAGACTTTTGGAACCCACAGACAAAGCAATTTCAAACCTACGATCAAGTACATATAAGTTCTCGTGCTTATATGCAGGAAGTTCTGAAAATACTAAAAGAAAATAACATCTTTGTGGGTACAGTCTGTTGGGATGTAGGACAAATTCGTACAGCACGCTGCTTTCAGGAAATGGGACTCCTGTCACGGAATACTTTTTGGGAGTTTGTCTTCACAGGAGAAATAATGCCAAGTGGCATTCTGCCAACACTCCCCAATTTACAGGCGGTTGTAGATTCTATTCCCGCAGGTGATCAATGGTTGGTGATGTGCTGGAATGGAGATGTCATGCGTTTGGCAGCCTGGGCAATTACTATGGGAGGACACGTTGGTATTGGATTAGGAGACGATCCCTATAGCCGCTTTGGCAAGCCGCACAATGGCGAATTAGTGGAAATGGTTGTCAAGATGGCACATACGCTTGATCGCGAGGTAGCAACGCCAACACAGGCGCGGGAAATATTGAAAATGACACCACAACCTCAATTATCTAAATAG
- a CDS encoding alpha/beta hydrolase — protein MNQRIKRAFLDTEDGQIHYRIGGEGEALLLLHMNPRSSDEYRELMPILAQKYRVIAMDFMGFGDSDKPPRLYSIADYAKTVIALFDELGIEKANILGNHTGAFVSGEVAVAYPERVNKLIICNVAGFGEVGKANLMRRFNKGFVIKEDGSHLMERWLARARYIGSAELNHRWVLDDLKCFGYPLYAVWAVGNYCMEAAERFSLIKNPTLILWGIDDMEEFERLGLALAKDRYFLSQAIPHGQVVEFSNGTICMMNQIPEEIAKVVLEFLDSVNV, from the coding sequence ATGAACCAACGTATTAAAAGAGCATTTTTAGATACTGAAGATGGACAGATACACTACAGAATTGGTGGTGAGGGAGAAGCCCTTTTACTACTGCATATGAATCCCCGCAGCAGTGACGAATATCGGGAATTAATGCCCATCTTGGCACAAAAGTACCGTGTGATAGCGATGGATTTTATGGGATTTGGTGATTCCGATAAACCACCGAGATTGTATTCAATAGCAGACTACGCTAAAACAGTAATTGCGTTATTTGATGAACTAGGAATTGAAAAAGCAAACATTCTAGGAAACCATACGGGTGCTTTTGTTTCTGGAGAAGTAGCAGTAGCTTACCCAGAACGTGTTAATAAATTAATTATATGTAATGTGGCTGGCTTTGGTGAAGTTGGAAAAGCCAATTTAATGAGGAGATTTAATAAAGGTTTCGTCATTAAAGAAGATGGTTCGCACTTGATGGAAAGATGGTTAGCTCGTGCAAGGTACATAGGTTCTGCTGAGTTAAATCATCGATGGGTTCTAGATGATTTAAAATGTTTTGGCTATCCTTTATATGCAGTTTGGGCTGTGGGAAATTATTGCATGGAGGCAGCAGAAAGATTTAGTTTAATTAAAAATCCAACTCTTATTCTTTGGGGAATTGATGATATGGAAGAATTTGAGCGATTAGGTTTAGCATTAGCAAAAGATAGATATTTTCTCTCTCAAGCAATTCCTCATGGTCAAGTTGTCGAGTTCTCAAACGGAACTATTTGCATGATGAACCAAATACCAGAAGAAATTGCCAAGGTAGTACTCGAATTTTTGGATAGTGTGAATGTTTAA
- a CDS encoding RidA family protein has product MSTREVIIPKGMEILYEKFHYCPGVKIGNTLYISGQVGRDENLQIVKGVEAQFLQAFENVKKVLDTAGVTFDDVVEMITYHVTGDGLGEFQAEAAASGKPLHIIPFLQLFMQVKDRYFTNNYPTWTGIGVTGLSTPGLIVEIKCTAVLS; this is encoded by the coding sequence TCTATGAAAAATTTCATTATTGCCCTGGTGTGAAAATTGGTAATACTTTGTATATTTCTGGACAGGTAGGCAGAGACGAAAATTTGCAAATTGTTAAAGGCGTAGAAGCCCAGTTTCTTCAGGCTTTTGAAAACGTCAAAAAGGTGCTGGATACAGCAGGAGTTACCTTTGATGATGTGGTAGAAATGATTACTTACCATGTCACTGGTGATGGCTTAGGAGAATTCCAAGCTGAAGCAGCTGCCTCTGGTAAACCATTACATATCATTCCATTTTTACAATTGTTTATGCAAGTCAAAGACCGCTATTTTACTAATAATTACCCTACCTGGACTGGCATTGGTGTTACTGGTTTATCTACACCAGGATTGATAGTTGAGATTAAGTGTACAGCTGTTTTGTCTTAA